A stretch of the Mycoplasmoides genitalium G37 genome encodes the following:
- a CDS encoding FtsX-like permease family protein gives MFSFFKQIFKSLKKFFFLLFGIIFVLFSIIFLETSIVQLSNNLVSTYTTLVSKTNSSDIVAPAILKEANPVYIASLTNDSGYFSKIKIDDKKINYLFPYQENDFGSDSGQSNGSGDNQNKTIPRKGDVNEKDKLFLARKRGILKAYGEANIAEKRIYKGLAVSFNNTDSFNGSDISDSITNRHIISDPQNLIYDASGNLLGYFADGLIKETISLRAGIARFPGDKGKSTGTQVKITQKQQTNNDPQKDSTVNSLYKTNNKDKVWFKSDETKADNTDISANYLFTGGNEAANWFPNLYANIPIDLEIDPGSQFWKDVNPFKEIVEEFQTQKESKDNQSFTLTFNLDISKLNKLDNEQLKWLETNAKTIANNSSFGDWDLENKLKQLKKFELKINKDWLKKKVESEKDTILNSLPGFSDSDKDTIFKTQNGMMVRNNNLSFQPSSNNLQLVQNQNSQASNGIADPNFSNVQTAYNKIHQSNNTPEKTLDAVYAAVLDQWRSIFQEDLVKKTVDLLEKYRDHFLKATAFNNIDYSKQNIAIANNVSSAESASFLVSNKDEQRYNDLSLIDGVDLKSWLFKPEQNESNPLDTIYGGQDANNGFLQKIDYEFKPSTSSGGMTASLKNTQALSPKSTKFPIYPKLANIIAQAQLPEATNIPTTALDALKQWTNLDANGFNNLKEEDKRKAANNYLALLSYFTPAFQDPNELIETNRQMLEIPITVKNGVNPLILPTDQQNLVVQTPEAHGAVVSQQWLFRHNKEILPQEGEYAWKTALQTPNNFPNWLNDLPDRYKFSINGLTFAILGIGESVETGYPVLSLQSPLPNTQDEALIFVNDQAYRSILFAVPAANQENYYAFKSTDLKQHTDQDPVQFIANRLEGYLDVPRSDLAFNVKDISKFNYLTTARNYFPDLVQSYLAIVSTVIAIFLIILALYLIILLIKSFIKKNQTEFSIIRAGGFSTTKFIVGMSVFAGIVAIVSSFLGVLFAFLLEGQVKGIINRYWFIALPENSFNWLSFFGSFFITFFVFEFISWIAFKQLFSKPVNVLIDQGNETKFSVLLHLLKHKSHTMSPLTKFRVSLIVSRFSRLFTYVGLSSVALLLIGIAGTIPQKFSAAQTSTSLNRNFNYKLNLQTPTEQSGWYAIQPYSHFGVTDNNNGIKTLYNESVQANSQNEHPYKPSNLKLKNRQDQPIKAADGTELELGNLLLPSYGGAQQLNTDENFFRHASLSKWIIDFPIRVGGSNINPWEIVEKSIPKQITQLLSASSDQFLISVLTDDFFNNLNANGFLIRNPRTNQIQLDASRVLTTIDVFNPGGVKFNDSFLSFMLKVYGDFELAKQDSKLNFGIVPVDPAIEETYTYVEGPFGFQEDNLDENSPYTLTGINPESSFVNLIDGSGNSLRNLISSDQEMNVIVNAGFQYANNINIGDYVYIKPKNTATRYSEKFLKAPLNNSTVAFKVVGVSTDAFGQELYINQHIANNLLKLSGNQGRGIIRDVIKKTNGQSQSSDEYEIDYVKPNGYVPFNGVFSKELKPSLLNKALVLNSIIGVWGNFTDFGNNFQNLVRNKLDKVITSILPTDPEIINKLAQEKQIINTTSMNYESLRKELVNKYKTEWNSVNLLSQNASSIFGNNIIAPVLNIDAAGTSAQIIRNNAEVLFNTVNQVDAFLLGTIIPFIFITCVVLGISMLEEMKRIFISLKAIGYRDVQNLISLLTFFIPAFVLALLISIGVLAGVLIGIQAVVFNVAQVFLTNVFEFLPYMVGIVLFGVTIFVIGSYFWIKLRSAELKEGF, from the coding sequence ATGTTTTCTTTTTTTAAACAGATATTTAAATCGCTTAAAAAGTTCTTCTTTTTATTATTTGGAATTATCTTTGTTTTATTTAGCATTATTTTCCTTGAAACATCTATTGTTCAGTTAAGTAACAACTTAGTTAGTACCTACACTACATTAGTATCTAAAACTAACTCTTCTGATATAGTAGCTCCTGCTATTTTAAAGGAAGCTAATCCTGTTTATATAGCCAGTTTAACTAATGATAGTGGTTATTTTTCCAAAATAAAGATAGATGATAAAAAAATTAACTATCTTTTTCCTTATCAAGAAAATGATTTTGGAAGTGATTCAGGACAAAGTAATGGTAGTGGTGATAACCAAAACAAAACCATTCCCCGCAAAGGCGATGTTAATGAAAAAGATAAACTCTTTTTAGCAAGAAAAAGAGGTATTTTAAAAGCATATGGAGAAGCCAATATTGCTGAAAAAAGAATTTATAAAGGGTTAGCAGTTTCTTTTAATAATACTGATTCTTTTAATGGTAGTGATATTAGTGATTCCATTACAAATAGACACATAATATCAGACCCTCAAAACCTTATTTATGATGCTAGTGGTAACCTTCTAGGTTATTTTGCTGATGGTTTAATTAAAGAAACTATCTCATTGCGTGCTGGCATTGCGCGTTTTCCTGGTGATAAAGGAAAAAGCACAGGAACACAAGTAAAAATTACACAAAAGCAACAAACAAACAATGATCCACAAAAAGACAGTACTGTTAATTCACTTTATAAAACCAATAACAAAGATAAAGTTTGGTTTAAGAGTGATGAGACCAAAGCAGATAATACTGATATATCTGCTAACTATCTATTTACAGGTGGTAATGAAGCTGCTAACTGATTTCCCAATCTTTATGCAAACATCCCAATTGATTTAGAAATCGATCCTGGTTCTCAATTTTGGAAAGATGTCAATCCTTTTAAAGAAATTGTTGAAGAATTTCAAACCCAAAAAGAAAGTAAAGATAATCAAAGTTTTACATTAACTTTTAATTTAGATATTTCTAAATTAAATAAGCTAGATAATGAACAGTTAAAGTGGTTAGAAACTAATGCTAAAACTATAGCCAATAATTCCTCTTTTGGAGATTGAGATCTTGAAAATAAACTTAAGCAACTTAAGAAATTTGAACTAAAAATTAATAAAGATTGACTTAAAAAGAAAGTTGAATCTGAGAAAGATACAATTCTCAATTCCTTACCAGGTTTTAGTGATAGTGATAAAGACACAATCTTTAAAACTCAGAATGGAATGATGGTAAGAAATAATAATCTTTCTTTTCAACCTTCAAGCAACAATCTCCAATTAGTTCAAAATCAAAACAGTCAAGCAAGTAATGGAATAGCTGATCCTAACTTTTCAAATGTTCAAACTGCATACAATAAAATTCACCAGTCCAATAACACTCCTGAAAAAACCCTTGATGCAGTTTATGCAGCAGTACTTGATCAATGACGTAGTATCTTTCAAGAGGATCTTGTTAAAAAAACAGTTGATCTTTTAGAAAAGTACCGTGATCATTTTTTAAAAGCCACTGCTTTCAATAACATTGATTATTCAAAGCAAAATATCGCAATAGCTAACAATGTTAGTTCAGCAGAGTCAGCAAGTTTTTTAGTTTCCAACAAAGATGAACAGAGATACAACGATCTTTCTTTAATTGATGGCGTTGATCTTAAATCTTGGTTATTTAAACCTGAGCAAAATGAATCAAACCCTTTAGACACAATTTATGGTGGTCAAGATGCTAATAATGGATTTTTACAAAAAATTGATTATGAATTTAAACCAAGCACCAGTAGTGGTGGAATGACTGCTAGTTTAAAAAATACCCAAGCTTTAAGTCCAAAATCTACTAAATTTCCCATTTATCCAAAGTTAGCAAATATTATTGCTCAAGCCCAATTACCAGAAGCTACTAATATCCCAACTACTGCTTTAGATGCTTTAAAACAATGAACTAATTTAGATGCCAATGGATTTAATAATCTTAAGGAAGAAGATAAACGAAAAGCAGCTAATAATTATCTTGCACTTTTAAGTTATTTTACTCCTGCTTTTCAAGATCCTAATGAATTAATAGAGACAAATCGCCAAATGCTTGAGATCCCTATTACTGTTAAAAATGGGGTCAATCCATTAATATTACCTACTGATCAACAAAATTTAGTTGTGCAAACCCCTGAAGCACACGGAGCGGTTGTTTCTCAACAATGGTTGTTTAGACACAATAAAGAAATTCTTCCCCAGGAAGGGGAATATGCTTGAAAAACTGCATTGCAAACACCAAACAATTTCCCTAACTGGTTAAATGATCTACCTGATCGTTATAAATTTAGTATTAACGGACTAACATTTGCAATTTTAGGTATAGGTGAATCAGTAGAAACTGGTTACCCAGTGTTATCTTTACAATCTCCGTTGCCTAATACCCAAGATGAAGCGTTAATCTTTGTTAATGATCAAGCTTACAGAAGTATTCTGTTTGCTGTACCAGCAGCTAACCAAGAAAATTATTATGCTTTTAAGTCAACAGATTTAAAACAGCACACTGACCAAGACCCAGTGCAGTTTATTGCTAATAGATTAGAGGGATATCTAGATGTTCCTAGAAGTGATTTAGCATTTAATGTTAAAGATATTTCTAAGTTTAATTATCTGACAACAGCAAGAAACTATTTTCCTGATTTAGTGCAAAGCTATTTGGCAATAGTAAGTACTGTTATTGCTATATTTTTGATTATTCTTGCTCTTTATTTAATTATTCTTTTAATTAAGTCATTTATTAAAAAGAATCAAACTGAGTTTTCTATTATCAGAGCAGGGGGATTTTCAACAACTAAATTTATTGTTGGAATGAGTGTGTTTGCTGGTATTGTTGCAATTGTTTCTAGTTTTTTAGGAGTTTTATTTGCCTTTCTTCTAGAAGGACAAGTAAAGGGAATCATAAATAGGTATTGGTTTATTGCTTTACCTGAAAATAGCTTTAACTGGTTATCGTTTTTTGGTTCTTTCTTTATAACCTTTTTTGTTTTTGAATTTATTAGTTGAATTGCCTTTAAACAGTTGTTTAGTAAACCTGTTAATGTCTTAATTGATCAAGGCAATGAGACCAAGTTTTCAGTTCTTCTTCATCTTTTAAAACATAAAAGTCATACAATGTCACCCTTGACCAAGTTTAGGGTTTCATTAATCGTTTCACGTTTTTCACGTTTATTTACCTATGTAGGATTGAGTTCAGTTGCACTTTTATTAATTGGGATTGCAGGTACTATTCCCCAAAAATTTAGTGCAGCACAAACAAGCACTTCCTTAAATAGAAACTTTAACTATAAGTTGAATTTACAAACACCAACAGAGCAATCTGGATGGTATGCAATTCAACCCTATTCACACTTTGGAGTTACTGATAATAATAATGGTATTAAAACCTTGTATAACGAAAGTGTTCAAGCAAATTCTCAAAATGAGCACCCTTATAAACCAAGTAATTTAAAACTTAAAAACCGCCAGGATCAACCAATAAAAGCAGCAGATGGAACTGAGCTTGAATTGGGCAACTTACTTTTGCCTAGTTATGGTGGTGCTCAACAGTTAAACACTGATGAGAATTTCTTTAGGCATGCCTCTCTATCAAAATGGATTATTGACTTTCCTATTAGGGTTGGCGGTTCTAACATTAACCCTTGGGAAATTGTTGAAAAATCAATTCCTAAACAGATTACTCAGTTACTTTCAGCATCTAGTGATCAGTTTTTAATTTCAGTATTAACTGATGACTTTTTCAATAACTTAAATGCTAATGGGTTTTTAATTAGAAACCCTAGAACTAATCAAATTCAGTTAGATGCTAGTAGGGTACTAACTACAATTGATGTATTTAATCCTGGTGGGGTTAAATTTAATGATAGCTTTCTTAGTTTTATGTTGAAAGTTTATGGGGATTTTGAACTTGCAAAACAAGATTCTAAGTTAAATTTTGGGATTGTTCCTGTTGACCCTGCCATAGAAGAAACCTACACTTATGTTGAAGGCCCATTTGGTTTTCAAGAAGATAATCTTGATGAGAATTCACCATACACTTTAACAGGGATTAACCCTGAATCAAGTTTTGTTAATCTGATAGATGGTAGTGGTAACTCTTTAAGAAATTTAATTAGTTCTGATCAGGAAATGAATGTAATTGTTAATGCTGGTTTTCAATATGCTAACAACATTAATATTGGTGATTATGTTTATATAAAACCGAAAAATACTGCCACAAGATACTCTGAAAAATTTCTAAAAGCACCCTTAAATAATTCAACAGTAGCATTTAAAGTTGTTGGTGTTTCTACTGATGCTTTTGGACAAGAACTTTATATTAACCAACACATTGCTAATAACTTATTAAAACTAAGTGGTAATCAGGGCAGAGGTATTATTAGAGATGTTATTAAAAAGACAAATGGCCAATCTCAAAGTAGTGATGAATATGAAATTGATTATGTAAAACCAAACGGTTATGTTCCTTTTAATGGTGTATTTTCCAAAGAATTAAAACCTTCTTTATTAAATAAGGCATTAGTATTAAACTCGATAATTGGTGTTTGGGGTAATTTCACTGACTTTGGTAATAATTTCCAAAATTTAGTAAGGAATAAACTTGATAAAGTTATTACATCCATACTACCTACTGATCCTGAAATTATTAATAAGTTAGCACAAGAAAAACAGATTATTAATACTACTTCAATGAATTATGAATCGCTTCGTAAAGAACTAGTTAATAAATACAAAACAGAATGAAATAGTGTTAATTTACTTTCCCAAAATGCAAGTAGTATTTTTGGTAATAACATTATTGCTCCTGTACTCAATATTGATGCAGCTGGAACTAGTGCTCAGATCATTAGAAATAATGCTGAAGTTTTGTTTAACACTGTGAATCAAGTAGATGCGTTTCTTTTAGGAACTATTATTCCTTTCATTTTCATTACTTGTGTTGTACTTGGTATCTCAATGTTAGAAGAGATGAAAAGAATCTTTATTTCACTTAAGGCTATTGGCTATAGAGATGTACAAAATTTAATTAGTTTACTTACCTTCTTTATCCCTGCATTTGTTTTAGCATTACTAATTTCTATTGGAGTTTTAGCTGGTGTTTTAATTGGTATCCAAGCGGTTGTTTTCAATGTTGCACAAGTCTTTTTAACTAATGTATTTGAGTTCTTGCCATACATGGTAGGGATAGTATTATTTGGTGTTACTATCTTTGTAATTGGTTCTTACTTTTGAATTAAGTTACGCTCAGCTGAACTGAAGGAAGGGTTTTAG